A portion of the Candidatus Binataceae bacterium genome contains these proteins:
- a CDS encoding NAD-dependent epimerase/dehydratase family protein yields the protein MAVGTRSVTAAGTEKRTGALVLGATGHIGSAIARELLSRGYRVTAASRRAEPPLNLQGLAVARVCGDADAPGQLEAWAEGHGVVVDAAAPYPLRLRRLFDRAEPDPIAYARERTRRLLAVVRTHSARLIYVSSFTTMVRPRAGLGGWQAALARRLHPYFPVKEAIESELIRAARAGIPVVIVNPTVCLGPGDLKERERCFVPRLLCGEIRLMPRIVLNVIDVREVAAAALDALEAERYGAPALLAGHDIAVDALFDWICELGGCAPPRYEVPPAAAVLPAWLAELMLSAAGAEPPMLSLVPALLAQHDWLNPQAPRSQLGFRPRPLSQTLRDTIDWYRRLGYC from the coding sequence ATGGCCGTCGGGACCCGCAGCGTCACAGCCGCAGGCACCGAGAAGCGCACAGGGGCGCTCGTACTCGGCGCAACCGGCCATATCGGCAGCGCCATCGCTCGCGAACTGCTCTCGCGCGGCTATCGGGTCACGGCGGCGAGCCGGCGCGCCGAGCCGCCCCTCAATCTCCAGGGCCTTGCGGTCGCCCGCGTATGCGGCGACGCCGACGCCCCGGGCCAGTTGGAAGCGTGGGCCGAGGGCCACGGCGTCGTGGTGGACGCCGCTGCTCCCTATCCGTTGCGGCTGCGTCGATTATTCGACCGCGCGGAGCCCGATCCGATCGCGTATGCGCGCGAACGCACGCGGCGTCTGCTCGCGGTCGTGCGAACGCATAGCGCGCGGCTCATTTACGTCAGCAGCTTTACCACGATGGTTCGTCCGCGGGCCGGATTGGGGGGATGGCAGGCCGCGCTGGCGCGCCGGCTTCATCCGTACTTCCCGGTGAAGGAGGCGATCGAATCGGAGCTGATTCGCGCGGCGCGCGCGGGTATCCCGGTGGTGATCGTCAATCCCACCGTCTGCCTCGGCCCTGGGGACCTCAAGGAGCGCGAGCGATGCTTCGTGCCACGCCTGTTGTGCGGCGAGATCCGCCTGATGCCGCGGATCGTGCTCAACGTGATCGACGTGCGCGAGGTCGCGGCGGCTGCGCTCGACGCGCTGGAGGCGGAGCGCTACGGCGCGCCGGCACTGCTTGCCGGGCACGACATCGCGGTTGATGCGCTGTTCGACTGGATCTGCGAGCTCGGCGGATGCGCGCCGCCGCGCTACGAAGTGCCGCCCGCCGCAGCTGTGCTGCCGGCATGGCTGGCGGAGCTGATGCTAAGCGCGGCGGGCGCGGAGCCTCCGATGCTTTCGCTTGTGCCGGCCCTGCTTGCACAGCACGATTGGCTCAATCCGCAGGCGCCGCGCAGCCAGCTCGGATTCCGCCCGCGTCCGCTCTCGCAGACCCTGCGCGACACCATCGATTGGTACCGTCGGCTCGGCTATTGCTGA
- a CDS encoding FAD-binding oxidoreductase, whose amino-acid sequence MRSWGEPPWRRVELPTRSLQDSAPEVAIVGGGLTGASAAYHVARSGIRAVLLEAARVGDGASGRTGGIVLEGTARGVLKGVGQCVPQLARLVEDAKLDCDLRLPGCWEIEHRDDADDDGCDDHPGTPSGALPWKDAGVGIRIARTVVGGTVDPMALLCGLVRAAADAGAIVHEHAAVRRIDVAPEPALELDGATIRPRRVIVVVNAWTSALLPDVRHVESALTFALATAPLAPSVIDEIGLGAGFPFYTIDTPYLWGRLMPDGGVIFGSGLAYGRPRELENLDLEAADAAAALARLEARVRKLHPALRKVRVANRWAGPIGIPRGMVPLVGPMPDAPAVLVAGGYAGHGVALSVWMGWMLARAIVEDEALPPWGGVAP is encoded by the coding sequence ATGCGCTCGTGGGGCGAACCGCCATGGCGGCGCGTCGAGCTTCCGACGCGCTCGCTTCAGGATTCGGCGCCCGAGGTTGCGATCGTCGGTGGCGGCCTCACCGGCGCTTCCGCCGCATACCACGTCGCGCGGAGCGGCATACGCGCGGTGCTGCTCGAAGCCGCGCGCGTGGGCGACGGCGCCAGCGGACGCACCGGCGGGATCGTGCTGGAGGGCACCGCGAGAGGAGTTCTCAAGGGCGTCGGCCAGTGCGTCCCGCAGCTTGCGCGGCTGGTCGAGGACGCGAAGCTCGACTGCGATCTGCGGCTGCCCGGTTGCTGGGAGATAGAGCATCGCGACGATGCCGATGACGACGGATGCGACGATCATCCCGGCACGCCGAGCGGCGCGCTGCCATGGAAGGACGCCGGCGTCGGGATCCGGATCGCGCGAACGGTCGTGGGCGGCACGGTTGACCCGATGGCGCTGCTCTGCGGCCTCGTGCGCGCGGCGGCCGACGCCGGCGCGATTGTCCATGAACATGCCGCAGTGCGCCGCATCGACGTCGCGCCGGAACCAGCGCTCGAACTCGATGGCGCGACGATCCGGCCGCGCCGAGTGATCGTCGTTGTTAACGCATGGACCAGCGCGCTGCTCCCGGACGTCCGGCACGTTGAGAGCGCGCTGACCTTCGCGCTGGCGACCGCGCCGCTCGCCCCGTCCGTGATCGACGAGATTGGCCTGGGCGCGGGCTTTCCCTTTTACACAATTGACACGCCGTACTTATGGGGCCGGTTGATGCCGGACGGCGGCGTGATTTTCGGCTCCGGCCTCGCCTACGGCCGGCCCCGCGAGCTCGAGAACCTCGATCTCGAAGCGGCCGACGCCGCGGCCGCGCTGGCGCGTCTCGAAGCACGTGTGCGCAAACTCCATCCGGCGCTCCGCAAGGTGCGCGTCGCGAACCGATGGGCGGGGCCGATCGGGATCCCGCGCGGGATGGTTCCGCTCGTGGGACCGATGCCCGACGCGCCTGCGGTGCTGGTCGCCGGCGGCTACGCCGGGCACGGCGTCGCGCTTAGCGTATGGATGGGATGGATGCTGGCGCGCGCGATCGTCGAGGACGAAGCGCTGCCGCCGTGGGGCGGCGTCGCGCCGTAG
- a CDS encoding NAD(P)-binding protein, with protein sequence MSRRRPVEVAVIGGGCAAVAAAFELTRPEHRGKYHVSIYQMGWRLGGKGASGRGPAKRIEEHGLHIWMGFYENAFRLMRECYAELKRDPAKCRLADWRDAFFPAPFVSVADRANGRGTWLNWMACFPPGDGLPGDPLTHRNPFTISSYLLRTANLLRTLLLSVQARQSSATAQEDLSADGTAPQDGAGGSCSPAGQTIQAFVASAREIADAAAQLLKYGRLATIGGLIKGAELLQAALVSLSGSSEGAILRLLEAIAASARRQMAALLERDHELRRLWEIIDLVLATLVGIIRHRLINDPRGFDAIDEYDCREWLRLNGACESSLNSAFMRGMYDLAFAYEDGDFSRPRIAAGQTLRSAFRMYFTYRGSMFWKMRAGMGDVVFAPFYEVLRRRGVSFKFFHRLENVRLCDPKTLAPGERPYIEALEFDVQAEVRGGGEYQPLIDVDGLPCWPAAPDWTQLVDGERLAREGREFESHWDRRRERRLTLRVIDDFDFVVLGVGLGAIPFVCGELIERDRRWREMVAHLKTIVTQGFQLWMREDMAALGWHDPPVNIAAFVQPFETWADMHHLIAEERFTLPPRALAYFCSVMGDPAEAPDPSDRGYLHRQRELVRRNAIRFLNEQIGHLWPNSVAPRGGFRWELLADPEETAPAAAGAADAKRFKSQYWTANANPSERYVLSLPGTARYRISPLDNTYDNLTIAGDWTDCGFNEGCVEAAVMSGRLAAHAISSSPALEEIVGYDHP encoded by the coding sequence GTGAGCAGAAGGAGACCGGTCGAAGTCGCGGTCATTGGCGGCGGATGCGCCGCAGTCGCCGCTGCCTTCGAGCTCACCCGCCCCGAGCATCGCGGCAAGTACCATGTCAGCATCTACCAGATGGGATGGCGTCTGGGAGGCAAGGGCGCGTCGGGACGCGGGCCTGCGAAGCGGATCGAGGAGCACGGGCTGCATATCTGGATGGGGTTTTACGAAAATGCGTTCCGGCTCATGCGCGAGTGTTACGCGGAGCTCAAACGCGACCCCGCCAAATGCAGGCTCGCCGACTGGCGCGACGCCTTCTTTCCCGCCCCCTTCGTCAGCGTCGCCGACCGGGCGAACGGCCGCGGCACATGGCTTAACTGGATGGCATGTTTTCCGCCGGGCGACGGCCTGCCCGGCGATCCGCTGACCCATCGTAATCCTTTCACCATCTCCAGCTATCTGCTGCGCACCGCCAACTTGCTGCGCACGCTGCTGCTCTCCGTGCAGGCGCGCCAGAGTTCCGCCACCGCGCAAGAAGATCTGTCTGCCGATGGGACCGCGCCACAGGATGGGGCAGGCGGGTCGTGCTCCCCGGCGGGCCAGACGATACAAGCGTTCGTTGCCTCGGCGCGCGAGATTGCTGATGCCGCGGCGCAGCTGCTCAAGTACGGGAGGCTGGCGACGATCGGCGGCCTTATCAAGGGCGCGGAACTGCTCCAGGCGGCTCTCGTCTCGCTCAGCGGAAGCTCCGAGGGCGCAATCCTGCGCCTGCTCGAAGCGATCGCCGCCAGCGCGCGGCGGCAGATGGCCGCGCTGCTTGAGCGCGACCACGAGCTTCGCCGGCTCTGGGAGATTATCGACCTGGTGCTAGCAACCCTGGTTGGCATCATCCGCCACCGTCTGATAAACGACCCCAGAGGCTTCGACGCGATTGACGAGTATGACTGCCGGGAGTGGCTGCGGCTGAACGGAGCCTGCGAGAGTTCGCTGAACTCGGCCTTTATGCGCGGCATGTACGACCTCGCCTTCGCGTACGAGGATGGCGATTTCAGCCGCCCGCGGATTGCCGCAGGGCAAACCCTGCGCAGTGCGTTTCGCATGTACTTCACCTATCGCGGCTCGATGTTCTGGAAGATGCGGGCCGGGATGGGCGACGTGGTCTTCGCCCCGTTCTACGAAGTGCTGCGGCGGCGCGGCGTGAGCTTCAAATTCTTCCATCGCCTGGAAAACGTGAGGCTCTGCGATCCGAAAACGCTTGCCCCCGGCGAGCGCCCCTACATCGAGGCCCTCGAGTTCGACGTTCAGGCCGAAGTCAGGGGCGGCGGCGAGTATCAGCCGCTGATCGATGTTGACGGCCTGCCTTGCTGGCCTGCGGCGCCGGACTGGACACAACTCGTCGACGGCGAGCGGCTGGCGCGCGAAGGGCGGGAGTTCGAGTCGCACTGGGACCGCAGACGGGAGCGCCGGCTCACGCTGCGCGTGATCGACGACTTCGATTTTGTCGTGCTTGGCGTCGGCCTCGGTGCGATCCCCTTCGTATGCGGGGAGCTCATCGAGCGCGATCGGCGATGGCGCGAGATGGTCGCCCATCTCAAGACCATCGTCACCCAGGGCTTCCAACTCTGGATGCGCGAGGACATGGCCGCGCTCGGCTGGCACGACCCGCCGGTCAATATCGCCGCCTTCGTCCAGCCCTTCGAGACCTGGGCCGACATGCACCACCTGATTGCCGAGGAGCGCTTTACGCTGCCGCCGCGCGCGCTCGCCTACTTCTGTAGCGTGATGGGCGACCCGGCGGAGGCGCCCGACCCCTCCGACCGCGGCTACCTTCATCGCCAGCGTGAGCTGGTGCGGCGCAACGCCATCCGCTTCCTCAACGAACAGATCGGCCATCTATGGCCAAACTCGGTTGCGCCGCGGGGCGGCTTTCGCTGGGAGCTGCTGGCCGATCCCGAGGAGACGGCACCGGCCGCGGCGGGCGCGGCGGACGCGAAGCGGTTTAAATCGCAGTACTGGACCGCCAACGCCAACCCGTCCGAGCGCTACGTGCTGTCGCTCCCGGGCACGGCGCGCTACCGCATCTCGCCGCTGGACAACACCTATGACAACCTGACAATCGCCGGCGACTGGACCGATTGCGGATTCAACGAGGGCTGCGTCGAAGCGGCGGTGATGTCGGGGCGGCTCGCCGCCCATGCGATTTCGTCCTCGCCCGCGCTCGAAGAAATCGTCGGTTACGATCATCCATGA
- a CDS encoding cupin domain-containing protein, producing the protein MAARAKATRLIDNRRVIVTEWSFRPGDATGFHTHAHDYVVVPLTSGTLRIVDTDGNAGDARLVTGVPYARDAGVSHDVVNANPFTFRFIEIELK; encoded by the coding sequence ATGGCGGCCAGGGCAAAGGCGACGCGGCTTATAGACAACCGCAGGGTGATCGTCACCGAGTGGAGCTTCAGGCCGGGCGACGCCACCGGTTTCCATACGCACGCGCACGACTACGTGGTGGTCCCGCTGACCAGCGGCACTCTCAGAATTGTGGACACAGACGGCAATGCAGGTGACGCTCGGCTCGTGACCGGCGTCCCCTACGCGCGCGATGCCGGCGTCTCCCATGACGTGGTCAACGCCAATCCCTTCACCTTCCGCTTCATCGAGATCGAACTGAAGTAG
- a CDS encoding SDR family oxidoreductase produces the protein MTKRANSRSAPERGYFRGRTVLVTGASSGIGRDVALTMARMGARTALLARRARVIDQLAQEIRAGGGEALALSADVTERACVFDAIRRVLARFGRIDIVVNSAGLLHAGPIEKLDPSELERMMAVNLYGTLHTIHAVLPAMRRAGEGTIVNIGSLAGRRGVPPLGGYAATKFALVGLTEALRVELFGSGIRVALVMPGVVDTPMTRAAIGSEHFGGIPAAMRSLPVQWVTWAVLAAIALGLNEVDVPPGAAIAEKVAALFPALTDTLLALGGRFADWMTGRH, from the coding sequence ATGACGAAGCGGGCAAATTCGCGCTCGGCGCCGGAACGCGGCTATTTCCGGGGCCGCACGGTGCTGGTCACCGGCGCCTCCAGTGGCATCGGCCGCGACGTCGCGCTGACGATGGCGCGGATGGGTGCGCGGACCGCGCTGCTCGCCCGGCGCGCCCGCGTCATTGACCAACTTGCGCAAGAAATCCGCGCCGGCGGCGGCGAGGCGCTGGCGCTGAGCGCCGATGTCACCGAGCGCGCGTGCGTCTTCGACGCCATCAGGCGCGTGCTCGCGCGCTTCGGCCGCATCGATATCGTCGTAAATTCCGCCGGGCTGCTGCACGCAGGACCGATCGAGAAACTCGACCCCTCCGAGCTCGAGCGCATGATGGCGGTCAACCTGTACGGCACGCTGCATACGATTCATGCCGTGCTGCCCGCGATGCGCCGGGCCGGCGAAGGCACGATCGTCAATATCGGCTCGCTCGCCGGACGGCGCGGCGTGCCGCCACTGGGCGGCTACGCGGCGACCAAGTTCGCCCTGGTCGGACTGACCGAAGCGCTAAGGGTCGAACTCTTCGGCAGCGGTATCCGCGTGGCGCTGGTAATGCCCGGTGTGGTGGATACGCCGATGACGCGCGCGGCGATCGGCTCCGAACACTTCGGGGGGATTCCGGCCGCGATGCGCTCGCTACCGGTGCAGTGGGTCACGTGGGCGGTGCTCGCGGCGATCGCGCTGGGACTCAACGAAGTTGACGTGCCGCCCGGCGCGGCAATCGCAGAGAAGGTTGCGGCGCTGTTCCCTGCACTGACCGACACCTTGCTCGCGCTCGGCGGCCGCTTCGCCGACTGGATGACGGGCCGGCACTGA
- a CDS encoding acyl-CoA dehydrogenase family protein, with amino-acid sequence MDFKFSEEDEAFRLEFRSWLERNLPRDWRDDGELHDPDTREEFERRRAWHRKLYDGGWMCIHWPKEYGGRGATLLQQIIYQQELDRVKAPPTVNFQGIARVGPTLMQWGTPEQKRRYIPKIPPAEEIWCQGLSEPNHGSDLAAVETRAVDQGDHFVVNGSKVWTSNAHHADFTTLLCRTDPSLPKHKGLSYLLVDLKSPGVTIRPLIQITGEHGFNQVFFEDVAVPRANLVGEKNQGWLVAMTNMMFERTIHGGRTDMMVEVRQLRDLAARVERNGRPAWEDAYVRQRIARFACEAEALKYTSYRQLTRQLRGLPPGPEGSLMKLGTTDLNLRIQTFAMELLGPYSQFEYRAPGALDHGKWSHRMLAARRGTIAAGTNEIQHNIIGERVLGLPKG; translated from the coding sequence ATGGACTTTAAGTTCAGCGAAGAGGACGAAGCCTTCCGCCTGGAATTCCGGAGTTGGCTGGAGCGCAATCTGCCGCGCGACTGGCGCGACGACGGCGAACTGCACGATCCCGACACCCGCGAGGAGTTCGAGCGCCGCCGCGCATGGCATCGCAAGCTCTACGATGGCGGCTGGATGTGCATCCACTGGCCCAAGGAGTACGGCGGACGCGGCGCGACCCTGCTCCAGCAGATCATCTACCAGCAGGAGCTCGACCGCGTGAAGGCGCCGCCGACGGTCAACTTTCAGGGTATCGCCCGCGTCGGGCCGACCCTGATGCAATGGGGCACGCCCGAACAGAAAAGGCGCTACATCCCGAAAATCCCCCCGGCCGAGGAGATCTGGTGCCAGGGGCTTTCCGAGCCGAACCACGGCTCCGACCTCGCCGCGGTCGAAACCCGCGCCGTAGATCAGGGTGATCACTTCGTCGTCAACGGCTCCAAAGTATGGACCTCGAACGCCCATCACGCCGACTTCACCACGCTGCTCTGCCGCACCGACCCCAGCCTGCCCAAGCATAAGGGGCTGAGCTATCTGCTGGTCGATCTGAAAAGTCCCGGGGTTACGATCCGACCGCTCATCCAAATCACCGGGGAGCATGGTTTCAACCAGGTTTTCTTCGAAGACGTCGCGGTGCCCAGGGCCAATCTCGTCGGCGAGAAGAACCAGGGATGGCTGGTCGCGATGACCAACATGATGTTCGAGCGGACGATCCACGGCGGCCGCACCGACATGATGGTCGAGGTGCGCCAGTTGCGCGACCTCGCGGCCCGGGTCGAGCGCAACGGCCGGCCGGCGTGGGAGGACGCTTATGTGCGCCAGCGTATCGCGCGCTTCGCCTGCGAGGCGGAGGCGCTCAAGTACACGAGCTATCGCCAGCTGACGCGCCAGCTCAGGGGGCTGCCGCCCGGCCCCGAGGGCTCGCTCATGAAGCTGGGCACGACCGACCTCAACCTGCGCATCCAGACGTTCGCGATGGAGCTGCTCGGGCCCTACAGCCAGTTCGAGTATCGCGCCCCGGGCGCGCTCGACCACGGCAAGTGGTCGCATCGGATGCTCGCGGCGCGGCGCGGCACGATCGCGGCCGGCACTAACGAGATCCAGCACAACATCATCGGCGAGCGCGTGCTCGGCCTGCCCAAGGGCTGA
- a CDS encoding ferredoxin, producing the protein MKVVVNHNLCEGNARCVEVAPQVFELRDDDRSYVLIERPPQALRAKVELAVSLCPRQAIRIIEE; encoded by the coding sequence ATGAAGGTCGTCGTCAATCATAATTTGTGCGAAGGCAACGCCCGCTGCGTCGAGGTCGCGCCGCAGGTCTTCGAATTGCGCGACGACGACCGCAGCTACGTGCTGATCGAACGCCCGCCGCAGGCGCTGCGCGCCAAGGTCGAACTGGCGGTGAGCCTCTGTCCGCGCCAGGCCATCCGGATAATCGAGGAATAG
- a CDS encoding polyprenyl synthetase family protein — translation MTSNGGPGLVSAMLREYGAITQARLREYLPAREPRRYLYDLLGDYPRRAGKMMRPALCIATARAFGARLEEALGSAVSIELLHNALLIHDDIQDGSEERRGAPTLHVLHGVPLAINAGDTLTLLSLRPLMENREVIGAQLAIRIIEETERMALESAEGQAMEIGWRQENVTDLGETDYLEMVLKKTCWLATIHPSRVGALIGSRGALDPELFMRFGFFLGAAFQIQDDLLNLVGDPQRYGKERDGDIREGKRTIMLIRLFHEATAQERARLGTVFGGPRERRTDADVRWVRELMDRYGCIEYARRIAQGLAGAALHEYSLLYRGLPSSRDKRFIEEMATWVIERT, via the coding sequence ATGACGTCGAACGGCGGCCCGGGGCTGGTCTCGGCGATGCTGCGTGAGTACGGCGCGATCACGCAGGCCAGGCTGCGGGAATATCTCCCGGCGCGCGAGCCGCGGCGCTATCTCTACGACCTGCTCGGTGACTATCCACGGCGCGCGGGGAAGATGATGCGTCCGGCGCTGTGCATAGCGACCGCTCGCGCCTTCGGCGCGCGCCTGGAAGAGGCGCTGGGGAGCGCGGTTTCGATCGAGCTTCTGCACAACGCCCTGCTCATCCACGACGACATCCAGGACGGCAGCGAGGAACGGCGCGGTGCGCCGACCCTGCATGTGCTGCACGGCGTCCCGCTCGCAATCAACGCGGGCGACACGCTGACCCTGCTGAGCTTGCGCCCGCTGATGGAAAACCGCGAGGTGATCGGCGCGCAGCTCGCGATCCGGATCATCGAGGAGACCGAACGGATGGCGCTCGAGTCGGCCGAAGGCCAGGCGATGGAGATTGGCTGGCGGCAGGAGAACGTCACCGACCTGGGCGAAACCGACTACCTCGAAATGGTGCTCAAGAAAACCTGCTGGCTCGCGACCATCCATCCGAGCCGTGTCGGCGCGCTTATCGGCAGCCGCGGCGCGCTCGATCCCGAACTGTTCATGCGCTTCGGCTTCTTCCTCGGCGCGGCCTTCCAGATCCAGGACGACCTTTTGAACCTGGTCGGCGATCCGCAGCGCTACGGCAAGGAGCGCGACGGCGACATCCGCGAGGGCAAACGGACGATCATGTTGATTCGCCTCTTCCACGAGGCAACCGCGCAGGAGCGCGCGCGGCTTGGAACCGTCTTCGGCGGCCCGCGCGAGCGCCGCACCGACGCCGACGTGCGCTGGGTGCGCGAGCTGATGGACCGTTACGGCTGCATCGAATACGCGCGGCGGATCGCGCAGGGGCTCGCCGGCGCGGCGCTCCACGAATACTCGCTCCTCTACCGTGGGCTGCCCAGCTCGCGCGACAAGCGCTTCATCGAAGAGATGGCGACCTGGGTGATCGAGCGGACGTAG
- a CDS encoding cytochrome P450: MAALSLETIDILDPDLYVQRGYPHEEWTLLRHEAPVFRYERARVEPFWAVTTHADIVTVSRQPELFRSGQLLFVSMDEEGAPAADEAILRQLLNMNPPEHGAYRSVVSGRFTPRAVQQLRGQIDSITDEVLDGLIGREECDFVTEVSAKLPLAVIAEMFGIPRADWDMMFRLSNAMIGPADPEYGGSETIKENLERARMEFFQYFTQLCEDRRRAPRDDLASALANGKVNGEALPPFELLSYFALLIIAGNETTRNATTGGLHALITHPDQFERLRRDPALIPSATEEIIRWTSPVIQFARIANADTELHGQKIREGDVLALFYPSANRDEKIFERPFEFDVARSPNYHIAFGIGEHYCLGANLARLELQSMFRQLAARLERVELAGPVQRMRSSFVGGIKHMPIRYRIRPRQ; encoded by the coding sequence ATGGCAGCTCTGAGCCTCGAAACGATCGACATACTCGATCCCGACCTTTACGTGCAGCGCGGCTACCCGCACGAGGAATGGACGCTGCTCAGGCACGAGGCGCCGGTCTTCCGCTACGAACGAGCGCGGGTCGAGCCGTTCTGGGCGGTCACCACCCACGCCGACATCGTGACCGTCTCGCGCCAACCCGAGCTGTTCCGCAGCGGCCAGCTGCTGTTCGTCTCGATGGACGAAGAAGGCGCGCCTGCGGCCGACGAGGCGATCCTGCGCCAGCTCCTCAACATGAACCCGCCCGAGCACGGCGCCTATCGCTCGGTGGTCAGCGGGCGCTTCACGCCGCGCGCGGTCCAGCAACTGCGCGGCCAGATCGATTCGATCACCGACGAAGTGCTCGACGGCCTGATTGGCCGCGAGGAGTGCGACTTCGTGACCGAGGTCTCGGCCAAGCTGCCGCTGGCCGTGATCGCCGAGATGTTCGGGATCCCGCGCGCCGACTGGGACATGATGTTTCGGCTGAGCAACGCGATGATCGGCCCCGCGGACCCTGAATACGGCGGCAGCGAGACGATCAAGGAGAACCTCGAGCGCGCGCGGATGGAGTTCTTCCAGTACTTCACGCAGCTTTGCGAGGACCGCCGGCGCGCGCCGCGCGACGACCTCGCCAGCGCCCTCGCCAACGGCAAGGTCAACGGCGAGGCGCTGCCGCCCTTCGAGTTGCTGTCCTACTTCGCCCTGCTGATAATCGCGGGCAACGAGACCACGCGCAACGCGACCACCGGCGGGCTCCACGCGCTCATAACACATCCGGATCAGTTCGAGCGGCTGCGGCGCGACCCCGCGCTGATCCCCTCGGCGACCGAGGAGATCATCCGCTGGACCTCGCCAGTGATCCAGTTCGCGCGCATCGCGAACGCCGACACCGAGCTGCACGGGCAGAAGATCCGCGAGGGCGACGTGCTGGCACTGTTCTACCCGTCGGCCAACCGCGACGAGAAAATCTTCGAGCGGCCGTTCGAGTTCGACGTCGCGCGCTCACCCAACTATCACATCGCCTTCGGCATCGGCGAGCACTACTGCCTGGGCGCAAACCTGGCGCGGCTGGAGTTGCAGTCGATGTTCCGGCAGCTGGCCGCGCGACTGGAGCGGGTCGAACTCGCGGGGCCGGTCCAACGGATGCGCTCGTCCTTCGTCGGCGGCATCAAGCACATGCCGATCCGCTACCGTATCCGCCCGCGCCAGTAG
- a CDS encoding SDR family NAD(P)-dependent oxidoreductase, with protein MEQELAGKVAIVTGAGRMRSIGRPIAKRLAQAGAAIVITGTGRAPEHYPDDEKAAGWRDIESVADEIRRAGGRCLALVSDIRDERAVDSLIERTLAEFGRLDIVINNASAARGPDRVATVELPYEVWKKVLVTNLDGTFLLSRAAARRMIAQGQGGSIVNISSIASKIAGANAAAYSASKAGVNALARSMALELARHGIRVNAVCPGVIDTFRMDDLGRGESWKNFIKSFIPLGYAGDGSECAEFVLFLVSDRGKWITGQAINIDGGSVWGN; from the coding sequence ATGGAACAGGAACTGGCAGGCAAGGTCGCAATCGTAACCGGCGCCGGGCGCATGCGCAGCATCGGGCGTCCGATCGCCAAGCGGCTCGCGCAGGCGGGCGCCGCAATCGTCATCACCGGCACCGGACGCGCGCCCGAGCACTACCCCGACGACGAGAAGGCGGCGGGATGGCGCGATATCGAGAGCGTCGCCGACGAGATCCGGCGGGCGGGCGGCCGATGCCTGGCGCTGGTTTCCGACATCCGCGACGAGCGTGCCGTCGATTCGCTGATCGAGCGCACACTGGCCGAGTTCGGCCGTCTGGATATCGTGATCAACAATGCCAGCGCCGCCCGTGGCCCCGACCGGGTCGCGACGGTCGAGCTTCCCTACGAGGTCTGGAAGAAGGTGCTGGTGACCAACCTCGACGGCACCTTCCTGCTCTCGCGCGCGGCGGCGCGCCGGATGATCGCCCAGGGCCAGGGCGGCAGCATCGTCAACATCTCCTCGATCGCGAGCAAGATCGCGGGGGCCAACGCCGCCGCCTATTCGGCCTCCAAGGCCGGCGTCAACGCGCTCGCGCGCTCGATGGCGCTGGAGCTGGCGCGCCACGGGATCAGGGTCAACGCGGTATGCCCGGGCGTAATCGACACCTTCCGGATGGACGATCTGGGGCGCGGCGAGAGCTGGAAGAACTTCATCAAAAGTTTCATCCCGCTCGGCTACGCGGGCGACGGCAGCGAGTGCGCCGAGTTCGTGCTCTTTCTGGTCAGCGATCGCGGCAAATGGATCACCGGTCAGGCGATCAATATCGACGGCGGTTCGGTCTGGGGCAACTGA